AAATAGAAGGAAGTTTTTTAGCCGGATACAGTTTCTTTTCTTTCTTCTGTTTCTTTGCAACAGGAGATTTTTTTTCTACTGTTTCTTTTTTATCTGCCATATCAATAAATCTCCTTTAAATCTTGGAAGCAAGAGACGAAAGTTTCTGAATGAGAGGAATCTGTTTTGTAAGTTTTACTATGCGGCTCCGACGGACTGCATCAGCAAAATACTTTCTCCACAACCATATTCCAAGCCTTCCAAAAACATATGCCGGAATATAACAGGCTAATCCTATGATAAGGCTTCCCATGACTACGGTATTATTAAATTTTGTAAAAGCAACAAAAGGTATATCAAGCAGTTTTGTATAAACAGGAATCAAAGACTCCTTCACAAGGATCCAGTAACCGACTGAATTGAAAACGTCATCAAGCAATGGAGCAAACAGAGCTGCAACTATCACAGTCAAAGAAAAGGTTGCCCTTTGAATTCTCATGAAAAAAATAAAAACGAAAAGGAGAACCCATAACAGATTTCCTTTAGGCATAAAACCAAGAAGAACACCGCATGCAAAAGCATGAGCAATTGCCCCGGGGTCAGTGTTCGAACTAAATGCATTAATCATTTTTATCAAAGTTTTCAGCATAATGGATATTTTAACATCGATAAGCAAAAAAACACAATATTAGAGAATAATAAAACACTTCAGGCCTCAATAAAAACATCTGTAAAAACAGAAAAAAAAATGCTAGACTTCTACCATGATTATAAACACAGGCGGAAGAACAGATCTGGCACATTATTATCCGCAATGGCTTTTGCAACGCTTCAAAGAAGGATTTGTATATGTCCGGAACCCGCTGTATCCCGAAAAAATAACAAAATACCTTCTCTCTCCAGAAACTGTTGACTGTGTTATTTTCTGCTCAAAAAACTATGCTCCGCTTTTAGATCGGATTACAGAAATTACAGACAAATTCAACACTTATTTTTTTTATACCATAACAGCTTATGGAAAAGATATTGAAAAAGGAATTCCAGACATCGACAAATCCATAGATACATTAATAAAACTGGAAAAAATCGTCGGTAAAGAAAGAATTTCCTGGAGATATGATCCCGTACTCCTTACAAAAAAATATACAGTACAGCAGCACCTGATAACTTTTGAACACATGACAGCCAGGCTTCATTCCCATGTAAGAAACTGCATATTCAGTTTTGTACAGATTTATAAAAAAATTGAATCTAACTTTCCTGAACTGGAAGAAATTTCTCCTGAGAATAAAGATATACTTGCAAGAGGATTCGGAAAAATTGCTGCAAAATACAGAATGCAGATTAAAACCTGTGCAGAAAAAAACGACTATACATCATACGGAATTCAAAAATCAGGCTGCGTTACCTTAAATGAAATAGCAGATTCAAACGACCTCAAATTCAAAGAACTTAAACATTCAGGAATGCGTAAAAACTGCAGATGCATACAAAGCAATGATATAGGTGCCTATGACACGTGTCCGGGAGGCTGCCGTTACTGCTATGCAAATTCCGACCACGAACTTGCAGAAAAAAATTACAGGACCCATGATTTTAAATCCCCGATTTTAACAGGAAAAATCTCAACTTCAGAACAAATAACAAATGCAAAACAAAAAAGTTTTCTTGTTAATCCTCCACCTCAGCTTCTTCTATTTGAATGATGAAGCGGAACAGTTAAAATATGCAAATTAATAATTACAGAAGGATAATATGGAAATAGTAGCAGAAATAGGAACTTCACATTCCGGAGACATAGAAAAAGCAAAAAAAATGATTGCTTCAGCAGCAGAAAACGGTGCAACCGTAATAAAGTTTCAATGGGTATACGCCAATGAAATTCTTCATCCGGATACAGGTTTTGTTGAATTACCGGGTGGCAGGATTCCTCTGTACCAGAAATTCAAAAGCCTTGAAGTTAAAAAAGAATTCTTTGAGGAATGCCTTAAATACACACATAAATGCGGAGCAAAATTTCTCTGCAGTCCCTTCGGAAAACAAAGCCTCGAAGAATTAATATCCATAAATCCGGACATGATAAAAATTGCTTCTCCAGAATTAAACCATATTCCACTCCTAAAACGAGCTGCAGAAATTTGTAAAAATATTCCGATAGTAATATCCAGCGGAGTATCAACTCTTGGAGATATTGAAAAAGCCATAAATACACTTACAGACGGCGGAGTAAAAAAAGAAAACATAACTCTGCTTCACTGTTCAACATTTTACCCGACTCCAGAAGAAGAATATAATGTCAAAGTAATAAAAAATCTCAGCGCAGTTTTCGGAATCAAATGCGGAATAAGCGATCACTCCACAGATCCCGTCCTAATCCCCGTGCTCAATACAATTTGTGGCGGTGTAATGATTGAAAAACATTTTACTCTTTCAAACGAAACGGACGGACTGGATGATCCTGTAGCCCTGACTCCCCAAAAGTTTGCACTCATGTGCCATGCTGTAAAACAGACACAGGCAATAATTGAGCGGTACAGAAATGAAACAAACGCACTAAACGGAGCTTCAATACAGTTTACGCAGGACTATATTCCAGAATCAGCATTTGATTATGTAGTAAAAAATCTTTCCAGAGAATATTCAATGGAAAAAATAACCGCCTGTCTTGGAGACGGAATAAAACGTCTGGGAAAAAGTGAACGTCAGAACTACGGAAGAACAAACAGAAGCATTCATTACATGCACACAATGAAAAAAGGCGAACAGCTCAGGGAACAGGATCTCGGCATTCTCAGAACTGAAAAAATCCTTACCCCGGGGCTTCATCCTGATTTTCTTACCAAAATAATCGGTGCAAAATTAAGCCGGGATGTACAGAACGGAAGCGGAGTTCAATTGGAAGACCTGTTCATACAGGAGCAATAGCAGACTACTGCAATATTTTAGAAATACTCAGCAAACCTTTTACAGTCAGATCCTTATCAACAGAAGTAAAGCACTCTGTAATAGGTTTTAACACTGAATTAAGTCCTCCGGTAGCAATAACCCGAATTTCATCCTTTTCACCACGCAAAACTAATTCGGACTTTACCTGCGAAACAAGAGATTCAACAAGACCTTTATATCCAAGTACAACACCAGATTGAATTGCACCTTTCGTAGTAGCGCCTATGACATTAGAAGGTGCTTCAAGAGGAACAAAAGGAAGCTGAGCAGCATTAGTTGCAAGAGCCTTTACAGCAGTTCCAAGACCAGGACTGATTGTTCCTCCAAGAATTTCTCCAGAAGATGAAGTTACTGTAAGAGTAAGTGCAGTTCCAAAATCAACAACGATATTCGCATGATGCTCCAGCTCTTCCCATGCAGCAACTGCATTACATAAAAGATCCGTTCCCAATTCCCTTGTGGAATTTTCAGGAAGATGAACAGGAAGCTTTCTTTCAAGAGCCATGGCAGAAGTAAGAACCAGAGGCTGAACTTTACATACTCTCTGACAGACAACAACAAAAGGGCCAATCAAAGCCGGAACGACAGAAGAAATGACTGCCTTATCAAATTCAGAAACATCGATTCCTGCATCCCGTGCCAGAGTCAGAATAATGGAAGAATACTCATCTCCAGTCCGTCTAGTATCACTTGCAACCCTCCACTGAGTTACAATACGATCATTATCAAAAACGGCAATTACAACATTAGTATTACCGATATCAACAGCGAATAACATAAACTAAGAATAACAAAAATAAAAACTATAGTCCATTAATGATTTTTTTTTAGAAAAAAATTATCCCTCTGCAATACTTATCATTTTCAAATCGCCAAGATTACTTAAAATACCCGCCAGCTGCTCAAGATTATAATTCTTTGGAATTTTCACAATAAAACGCAGTGTCATTTCATGGGTATCCAGGGAATATGCCATATTCATATCCTGACGGACAAGATCAGCTTCCGAAACAGCTTTTTCAACTTCCGAAATCTTTATACCGTCTCCCAGGTATACAAGCGTTAAAATTTTAGTCTTTTCAGCAGGAAACATGTGTCCCTCTGCAATTCCCAGGAAAATAAGGCTTAATATTGAAAGAACAAGAGTTGCACCGGCTATAAAATAAGCCCCGATTCCACAGGCCAGTCCCGTTCCGCATGCAGCCCATATTACTGCAGCAGAAGTAATTCCCCGAATATTCATTCCCTGCCGTATAAATGCTCCGCCGCCAATAAAACCGATACCAGTAACAACACCTGCCGCAATTCGAGTCGGATCTCCGGGAACAGCACTATTTTCTGCCATCAGGTATGATACCATTCCCATTGACATGGATGAAGTGCTGATCAATATCAGGGTTCTGATTCCAACAGAATGAAAACGTCTTTTACGCTCAAGTCCGAGAAAAAGTCCGCATAAAAATGAAGCAAAAAGTTTCACTAAACAATCTACATAAAAATTATCAAAAACATACATAAAAATATTTTATCACAAAAAATTAAAATTAAAACGTTAAAATTTTTCATGATATTTTTCTAATAGTTGTAAATTCCTCCAATAAACTATAAAATGCTTTCATTATGGCAGATTTAATTCAACCGAAAGTTTTAAAAGGTTTCAGAGACTTTCTCCCTCAAGATGAAATTTTACGTGCAGATTTACAGGAAAAACTTACACGAACATATAGGGCATATGGATTTGTACCTATTGATACGCCAGTACTGGAATACACTGAAATTCTTCTAAGAAAAAGTAATGGTGAAACGGAAAAACAGGTTTTTCGTTTTGAAGATAATGGCGGTCGGGATGTAGCAATGCGTTTTGACCTTACAGTTCCTTTTGCAAGGTACACGGCAGAACACAGAGAGGAACTCTATTTCCCATTCAAACGCTATCATATTGCAAAAGTATGGAGAGGCGAAAAACCTCAGGCAGGACGCTATCGTGAATTCGTACAATGCGATTTTGATACAGTAGGAAGTGACAGTGCTACGGCAGATTTTGAAACTCTGGCACTCATGAAGGCTGCATTAAAAGAAATTGGTGTTGAAAAAATTACTATTCATGTAAATCATCGTGGAATTTTCAATAGATTTCTCGAAAAAATAGGCGCTTCTGAAAAATCTGAGGATGTACTCCGCATTGTAGATAAAATCGCAAAAGTTGGAGAAGATGAAGTTTTAAAAGAACTTACAGAAGTTTTAGGAAGTGAAAATTCTGCACGCCAGATTACTCAGTACATTAAACCAAAATCATCATGGGATGAAACTCTCACTCACATCGAAAGCCTTGCTGGCGGAGAATCAGAAGATACAAAAAGAATGAAAGACATTCACGAAATGATGAAAGCTTCAGGAATTGAGGAGACCTATGTACTTGATCCAAGCATCACCAGAGGGCTCGATTACTATACGGGTGTTGTTTATGAAACATTCCTCAACGACTTACCTTCAATAGGATCGGTATGCTCAGGAGGAAGATACGACAATCTTGCAGGGCTTTACATGAAAGATAAAGTTCCTGGTGTAGGAGCTTCAATCGGTTTGGATCGACTTATTGCAGGCCTCAATGAACTGGGACTTATAAATGCAAAAGGGTCTTATCTTGATGCCGAAATATTCAATACCGAAGAATCACTTGCAATTCATTATCAGAAGGTAGCAGGCGAATTAAGACAAAAGGATATTTCTGTTGAAGTATTTCCTGATTGTATAAAAATGAACAGACAGTACAATGTAACAGAAAAAAAAGGAATGAAATGGGGAATCATAATTTCAAAAGAACAGTCTGATAAAAACCTGCTGACACTAAAAAACCTTAAAACAAGAGAGCAGTTCATCGATTTGACAGTTGATGAAGCTGCATTAAAAATCAAAGACTAAAAAAAAATCCCAAAACGAAAAGTTTCAAACAAAAAAAGACATTTCGTTTTGGGATTTTTCATCAGTAGCTATTTTTTTTCAAGCAGATATTTGCTTCCAGTCTGAGCTTTCAATTCAGTATCATATACAAGAATACTTGAAGCATCCAGCCAGCCTTTAGAAAATCTATACCAGACAAGATCTTTAGTCCTTAGTACACCAATGATACGCTCCACATCCCCAAGTCGCCCATGAGCAGTAATATTACTATCAAAGTCACCTTCACTTCTATACGCAACAAACGGTTCATTTATCAGAGCCCATTGAATATCAGGATTCATACAGTCTGGATTCTTTAATTCCAAACTTATTGGTTTTGTCTTTGAACATGAAAGGAAAAAACTGGATAAAAAAAACAGCAATGTTATATAAATATAATATTTCATTTTTTAACGCTTACTTTCAAAATAATTTTTACAAATATCCATTATGGAAAAATCACTGTCAACAAAACAATTCTTATCAATATCGGAAAAGAAAACCCATCGATATTCAGAATGTTCAGACAGAGTGAATCTTTTTTCTAGTCCATCATGAGGAAAACTGACTTCATAAACATGAAGTTCAAGATTAACATCACAATTAATAAAGTTTTTTTTACAGATTCTGTTAACAATAGTAACATCAATACCAAATTCCTCTTTCATTTCTCGAATAATGGCTGATTCATCCGACTCATTTTTTTCCACCTTGCCCCCGGGAAATTCCCAACGGTTTCCCATCTGTCCGACAGGATTACGTTTAGCGATAAAAACTTTTCCATCTCGAACGCAAAGACAAACAACAGAAATTTTACTCATCAGCTGCTCTTAAAAAATAATAATTCCAGGCATAATAAAATGAAGTACTGCAACAGCAAAACATCCTATTCCAATATATTTTCGAGAATCAAGAAAAACTGCTTTCACACTATCCGGAATGAGCTCAGGTTCTGAAGCAGAAACATAATAATATTCCACAAGAAGTGATAATCCAGAAAAAATACCGACTGCAGATGGAAGCAAATCTCCAAGAACAGGTATTCCATTATACGCTGAAATAAACTTTATTAATCCTACAAAAACAGTTAGAATTCCCACAACAAGACGAAATGTACCATTATCAAGCCCTGGAATATGTATTTCTGCATTATCAACACCATTTGTCAAATCTGCATCTTTATCATTTTCTTCCAAATCGTCAACACTGCTTTCTGCACCCATAATTGTAGAATCTGCGAAATTTTTTCCATAAATTAAAATAAAAGCTGTAATCAAGTTAAAAACAACTGAAAGTAAATAAAACTGAACCATAACTTTCCCCTATTTTTTTCTAAAATCCCTATATACCCTTATTATAATCGGTAAAACAAAAAACTATCTTGAAGAAAAACGCTCATTCCAATCCCAATCTATATCTAAGGAAAAATCACTATCAGCATCAATTTCAAAAGTATTAAACTCCGTACTATACGTCTGAACGTTTATTATCTTTCGTTTCATATCGAAATTCATAAGACGTAAAAAACCGTCTCCACAAGGTTTTGCAGACCCCTTAAAACCATTTATTTTCCAATAATCAGCTCTTTTCTGATAATTTGATACGATAGAATAAACTTTATATCCGTCATCATCTATATCAACACGCATACCTTCCCCGCTTGAAACATCAAAAACATGTCCGCACAAAACAAGAAAAATATTTTTATTCTTTCTTACCAATTTATTAAATATCTGCCGTCCGCCATTTCCTGTACCTTCAAGATGATGATGTAATCCTAAAAAACTATAATTTCCATTCTCAGTATCAACACGGTTATAACTTAAATACCCATGCGTAGCCACAATAACAGGCATGTCTTTATGATCATTAATTACCTGCTGTGCCCATTCTAATGCCTCATCAGATGGCTCAAACTCCAGTCCAATAAATAAGAACGTTCTTTCTCCTGCTTTAAAGATTGAATAAGAATTCAATCCATTTTCGCTTGCTCCGCCATACCATGATTTTTTAGAAAAATGTTTGGATGTTGGGCCAAAATATGTATTAAAGAAACTTCCTCCCTCAACTATAACATCACTTATCTTAAACGACCATTTCCAGTAATCATAATCATGATTACCAATTACAATTCCAAAGGGAATAACATCATCTAAAACAGTTACAGCCTGATCAGCATATTCCCATTCACATTTTTTTTTACTTCTTGTATTAACCATGTCACCTAAAAAAA
Above is a window of Treponema rectale DNA encoding:
- a CDS encoding metallophosphoesterase; the protein is MKNNFFVFLLFFISCVVFSSCATFGNRLYTAFDYKVNEVPLSLPYESPERFTIAVLPDIQNYTNYKYQKEYKKSFPAGFRDMALRQTEFVAKNSIKNGGSIVFAIFLGDMVNTRSKKKCEWEYADQAVTVLDDVIPFGIVIGNHDYDYWKWSFKISDVIVEGGSFFNTYFGPTSKHFSKKSWYGGASENGLNSYSIFKAGERTFLFIGLEFEPSDEALEWAQQVINDHKDMPVIVATHGYLSYNRVDTENGNYSFLGLHHHLEGTGNGGRQIFNKLVRKNKNIFLVLCGHVFDVSSGEGMRVDIDDDGYKVYSIVSNYQKRADYWKINGFKGSAKPCGDGFLRLMNFDMKRKIINVQTYSTEFNTFEIDADSDFSLDIDWDWNERFSSR
- a CDS encoding TIGR03546 family protein, with the translated sequence MLKTLIKMINAFSSNTDPGAIAHAFACGVLLGFMPKGNLLWVLLFVFIFFMRIQRATFSLTVIVAALFAPLLDDVFNSVGYWILVKESLIPVYTKLLDIPFVAFTKFNNTVVMGSLIIGLACYIPAYVFGRLGIWLWRKYFADAVRRSRIVKLTKQIPLIQKLSSLASKI
- a CDS encoding N-acetylneuraminate synthase family protein, whose translation is MEIVAEIGTSHSGDIEKAKKMIASAAENGATVIKFQWVYANEILHPDTGFVELPGGRIPLYQKFKSLEVKKEFFEECLKYTHKCGAKFLCSPFGKQSLEELISINPDMIKIASPELNHIPLLKRAAEICKNIPIVISSGVSTLGDIEKAINTLTDGGVKKENITLLHCSTFYPTPEEEYNVKVIKNLSAVFGIKCGISDHSTDPVLIPVLNTICGGVMIEKHFTLSNETDGLDDPVALTPQKFALMCHAVKQTQAIIERYRNETNALNGASIQFTQDYIPESAFDYVVKNLSREYSMEKITACLGDGIKRLGKSERQNYGRTNRSIHYMHTMKKGEQLREQDLGILRTEKILTPGLHPDFLTKIIGAKLSRDVQNGSGVQLEDLFIQEQ
- a CDS encoding MgtC/SapB family protein, with translation MYVFDNFYVDCLVKLFASFLCGLFLGLERKRRFHSVGIRTLILISTSSMSMGMVSYLMAENSAVPGDPTRIAAGVVTGIGFIGGGAFIRQGMNIRGITSAAVIWAACGTGLACGIGAYFIAGATLVLSILSLIFLGIAEGHMFPAEKTKILTLVYLGDGIKISEVEKAVSEADLVRQDMNMAYSLDTHEMTLRFIVKIPKNYNLEQLAGILSNLGDLKMISIAEG
- a CDS encoding type III pantothenate kinase; this encodes MLFAVDIGNTNVVIAVFDNDRIVTQWRVASDTRRTGDEYSSIILTLARDAGIDVSEFDKAVISSVVPALIGPFVVVCQRVCKVQPLVLTSAMALERKLPVHLPENSTRELGTDLLCNAVAAWEELEHHANIVVDFGTALTLTVTSSSGEILGGTISPGLGTAVKALATNAAQLPFVPLEAPSNVIGATTKGAIQSGVVLGYKGLVESLVSQVKSELVLRGEKDEIRVIATGGLNSVLKPITECFTSVDKDLTVKGLLSISKILQ
- a CDS encoding (deoxy)nucleoside triphosphate pyrophosphohydrolase, which encodes MSKISVVCLCVRDGKVFIAKRNPVGQMGNRWEFPGGKVEKNESDESAIIREMKEEFGIDVTIVNRICKKNFINCDVNLELHVYEVSFPHDGLEKRFTLSEHSEYRWVFFSDIDKNCFVDSDFSIMDICKNYFESKR
- a CDS encoding DUF1848 domain-containing protein; this translates as MIINTGGRTDLAHYYPQWLLQRFKEGFVYVRNPLYPEKITKYLLSPETVDCVIFCSKNYAPLLDRITEITDKFNTYFFYTITAYGKDIEKGIPDIDKSIDTLIKLEKIVGKERISWRYDPVLLTKKYTVQQHLITFEHMTARLHSHVRNCIFSFVQIYKKIESNFPELEEISPENKDILARGFGKIAAKYRMQIKTCAEKNDYTSYGIQKSGCVTLNEIADSNDLKFKELKHSGMRKNCRCIQSNDIGAYDTCPGGCRYCYANSDHELAEKNYRTHDFKSPILTGKISTSEQITNAKQKSFLVNPPPQLLLFE
- the hisS gene encoding histidine--tRNA ligase, whose translation is MADLIQPKVLKGFRDFLPQDEILRADLQEKLTRTYRAYGFVPIDTPVLEYTEILLRKSNGETEKQVFRFEDNGGRDVAMRFDLTVPFARYTAEHREELYFPFKRYHIAKVWRGEKPQAGRYREFVQCDFDTVGSDSATADFETLALMKAALKEIGVEKITIHVNHRGIFNRFLEKIGASEKSEDVLRIVDKIAKVGEDEVLKELTEVLGSENSARQITQYIKPKSSWDETLTHIESLAGGESEDTKRMKDIHEMMKASGIEETYVLDPSITRGLDYYTGVVYETFLNDLPSIGSVCSGGRYDNLAGLYMKDKVPGVGASIGLDRLIAGLNELGLINAKGSYLDAEIFNTEESLAIHYQKVAGELRQKDISVEVFPDCIKMNRQYNVTEKKGMKWGIIISKEQSDKNLLTLKNLKTREQFIDLTVDEAALKIKD